CTATTGCCACGGACTTGACATGAGTGCGCAGGAAGTCTTCATCAAACTCTGTCCACTTGTAGTTTCCAAACAACATGCTGTGGCGATTTAGCAGGGCCTGGACATGCAACCTCACCTCAGACAATTTCACTCCGCTGCAATGTAAACATGATACAGGatttttattacagtacatCTTCTAAAAGgctaaatgtaaatttaaaggcagtgctcacactaaatattcacaccaaggacacaaacatgtttacagTAAGGTTTAATCACTTGCactgccagctatttagacaataatggcagTGTAGTGAgagttatacagtatatatatacagttataTACTGACTACTCTAACTTATATCTAAGTTTCATTTCCATAGTGTCGTCCTTTTGAGAAGTTACAACAAAATGCTTACTGCATCAATGCAGTGGTGTCGTTAAGAgacattttaataattcaactAAATCACCATGGCTTCAATATCTTGACTGAAACAAAATACATATTACCAACCTTTGTGAGTTGAGATGTACTTCTAAATGGATGTTTTTTTGATGGTTCCCCACATCCATTCTGTCGATTTCCATTCCTGTTGACAAATGAACAGCACTGTCACAAACAGTCTCGACTTATCCCGTACCTTCTTACTGTTGTGCTTCGACGGTATCAccataattacaaattaaaattacacaTTAAAATGTGTTGTGATGTACAACTATTGCGCTTCGAGTTCGACGAATGGAAATTCCATCTTGCTCTCGTTTATGTATTAGTCTATGTACTAGCTAGCGAGGATAGCGTCGTTTCGTTTCAGCTATACAATAAAGCCAACCCTCACAaactaaatataattaaaaaaatatatacaaaccaaaacatactttacAGTATCGACTTTGACAATGTGACAGTAGTTTATCCAGCTGAACACAACCCGGTGCGGtggtgagtaaaaaaaaaatgtcactcgAATTCAGCGCGCTTGTTTGACCCGGAAATACCTAATATTTCCGCTGGCGTCATATCCGGTTAGCGGTCACTCTCGTGCTAAAGCCAAAGCTAGCGATAACGTCTGGCACACAGAAGgaataaaactatattttgcGCTCAAATATCACATAATGGGGAAGAAACACAAGAAGCATAAACCGGAGTGGAGAACAGTTGATGGTATGATTCAATTTTGATAATTTTTCAGCTGCCTCcgtttatgttattgttatatttgtgcTGGCTTGACTTGCTGGCAAAGCTAGCTAGCTGATACCTGGTGTTAATTCATATATAATTACACCGTTAATTGAAAAATAATGGAATAACCTGATATATCAACAAATGTATGTGACGGTTTAgtccaaaatgcataatttttgTTTGTGTAGTAAACTACCGAGAGCGTAGTTTTTCACATTACCTAAGTTTCTTGGTTATACTAGTGTTTATACTAAGAACTTTCCACTGTAGTACATTTTCGACCTCGTTTAATGACCATTAAATTAACTCCCAGCATCTGATAATGGCCACCTATTCTATTTTCAGACTACGAGGACAAGGCTTTGGAGAAACCACTAAAGCTTGTGCTCAAAGTTGGAGGGAGTGAAGTAACAGAACTCTCCGGTTCGGGTCATGACTCCAGCTACTACGATGACAGATCCGACCATGAACGCcacaaagagaaaaagaaaaagaagaagaaaaagtctgaaaaagacaagGACAAGTATGTGGACGATGAAGAGAGAAGACGGAGAAAGGTTAGTTTCCTACAAGATTGTGTGTTTCCTTGTTTAATTCCAagttgtttaattatttttgatcAAACCATTTGCAGgaggaaaagaggaagaagagagagcgagagcagcATGAATCTGAAGGAGCAGCTGCCGCCGTTGTCACCGGTGGACCCATTGAACCTTTTACGATATCAAAAAGTGCTAGTATAGTGATAGAGGTGTGTAATGCTAATTTAATGTGATGGAATAATATTCAGAATTTCATCTCAATCACGCGTGTGTTGTATTCCCTCAGcctgaagagaaaaaaaggaagaaggaGAGGTTTGAGATTGAACCAGATATGGATGAATTTCACCCCAGCATGAAGGTGGAGGTGGAACACCAAGCTGACAGGCCTGTGCGAGCATGCCGGACACAGCAAGGTAGTCGCCAAATGTACCTATATCTATTAACACTCAGCTCagaatgtcattattattattattattatacagagAATGAGTCCACGCCTCGTCAACTTTTACTTGAGCACTTCCTGCGCCAGCTGCAGAGGTGAGACACTCTTGAGAGCCTCCATTACGAGAGCAAGACTATATTGAACgcatgtttatattttctccCCGCAGAAAAGACCCCCACGGTTTCTTTGCATTCCCAGTAACAGACGCCATCGCTCCCAATTACTCCATGATCATCAAGCATCCGATGGACTTCAGCACCATGAAAGACAAGATAACCAACAACGAGTACAGCACAGTCACGGAATTCAAGGTGAGATACGAGAGTACAAATTGATGAAAGCAGAATTACGTGGACGTTGTTTGAATGCATTGTCTTCTTTAAGGCGGACTTTAAGCTGATGTGTGACAATGCCACGGTGTATAACCGACCAGAGACGGTGTACTACAAAGCAGCCAAGAAACTTCTCCATACAGGGTTTAAGATGATGAGCAAGGTAACGAGTTTGATGGAATATTGTTTGGCGGCTAACTGGGATGCGGGTATTGATGCACACCTGATAGTCAGTCATTCTAAATTATATATGCATTTATATGTGCCATGGTAATTTCAGTTACTGtgtaatgttaatgttttttttttttaaaccaggaTCGCCTGTTGGCGCTGAAGCGCAGCATGTCTTTCATGCAGGACATGGACTTCACACAGCAAGCCGCCATTTTGGGAGACGAAGAACTTACAGCGGATGTCCCTCCACCAGAGATAATTCCCGTCCCGGTGGAATCGGCcaaaaagtctaaaaaacaaCCCGTGAAAGACATGAAGTAAGTCACTAGTTTTCCATGAGATTTGACAGGGGccgtaatccctcatttatcactgttaattggctccagatccgactgtgataagtgaattcccccCAAGTTGGAattaatagggctgcacggcatagagtggttagcacacagacctcatagctaggagactgggggttcaatcccaccgtcgggcatctctgtgtggagtgtgcatgttctccgggtaatccggtttcctcccacattccaaccaaattgtccataggtatgaatgtgagtgtgaatggttgtttgtctatatgtgacctgtgataggctggccaccagtccagggtgcacaccccgcctctcgccagaagacagctgggataggctccagcacccccacgcaaccctcgtaaggataagcgttagaaaatgaatgaatgaatggaattaatagttttgtagttggagcataaaatgactgaatatgattttttatcattattagagccctgtagatggTAAATAGCAACCctttagtcacctttacactgtttACACCATGTTGTGCAACTATAATGCGCATGGACGAGCTTTAAATTAACaaactaactagttagcctccaatgtatAAATTCTAAACTCAAAGAAGATGGAAAAAGTAAGATGTTCCAACCTTAAAGCGGGACAACTGTATAGTATATAGAATGCTAGAGTGGAAAGTATATAACTCAAGAGAGTAAAGACACAATGTACATAGACACGCATATGACTAGAGTCACCTCAGGGCTTCTCTGTTTCCAGCTACCTGTTTGAGCCAGAGGGGAACGCCTGCAGCTTGACTGACAGCACAGCAGAGGAGCACGTTCTGGCTCTGGTGGAGCATTCGGCAGACGAAGCCCGCGATCGCATTAACCGATACATGCCAAACTCCAAGGTTTTCTGCTTAGCATCAATAATGAATTATGATTTTCCAGTGTACCGGCACTATTTACATTGCTGTAAATATATACTCCATGATTTCAGATAGGCTATCTGCGCAAGGAGTCCGACACTTCTCTTCTGTACACTGTTGTCAATCAGCTTGATCCCGATGCAGAAGGTTTGATACGTTTGCATGTTTGTAAACGTTTACCAACAGGGAAATTGCATCCTTGTATTCACTTTTGCAGAAGAGGAGACGCATAAAGTGGACCTGAGTTCGCTATCAAACAAGCTTCTCCCCGGATTAACAACACTGGGTTTCAAAGATGACCGGAGACACAAGGGTAcaccatattaaaaaaataaaaaaatactcttTCCCAGCTAAGAACAACTTCCACATGAATGCATTGTACTTCTTTTTTTCATAGTGACATTCTTGAGCAGCGCCTACAACATTCAAACCCTTCAGAAGAACTCGGTCTTTCCCGACCTTCTACCTGAGGAGTCAGACTTGCTGTGCTCGGCATATGGAGACGACACAGGAGTACAATGTGCTCTAAGGTaagggggggggaggggttCTTATGACGTAATATTGATAAAACTGTCACCAATTTCaacttgtactttttttttttacctgtgctCTAAGCATACTGGACTTTGTGAAGGGCTGTGGAAGTGTCACCAAGCATTGGGTTGATGGTCTTCTGGATAAGATGACGGCAGGCGATCACACTAAAGCAGTCAGTCAAATCAGACAGGCATGTGACACACTGTTCTATTATCTCACTaaacatttcagcaaccattttatcttctcaagggacaatcaAAATAGATGAAAACTCCCATGCGGCCCAGTTTCACGAGCGAGGGGACCGTGTCACTCTATATGTTTccttcaatgaaccacagctccccagtgccggcagtaCTCATGGAGCCCCACACCATGACGTTACATGATGACTAATTTTCAGTGGACAGTAAATATAtggcacggtgatcaagtggttagcgcacagacccgagttcaatcccaccctcggccatctctgtgtggagttagcatgttctccccgtgcatgcgtgggttttctccagtttactccggtttcctcccacattccaaaaacatgctaggttaattagcaactccaaattgtccataggtatgaatgtgagtgtgaatggttgtttgtctatatgtgccctgtgattggctggccaccagtccagggtgtacccctcctcttgcatgaagacagctgggataggctccagcacccctgacaaccctcgtgaggataagcggtagaaaatgaatgaatgaatattaattaatggctgcacggtggttgtgtggttagcgcacaggcctcacagctaggagacccgggttcaattccacactctgctatctctgtgtggagtttgcatgttctccccgtgcatgcgtgggttttctccgggtactccggtttcctcccacattccaaaaacatgctaggttaattagcgactccaaattgtccataggtatgaatgtgagtgtgaatggttgtttgtctatatgtgccctgtgattggctgaatggccaccagtccagggtgtaccccgc
This window of the Doryrhamphus excisus isolate RoL2022-K1 chromosome 10, RoL_Dexc_1.0, whole genome shotgun sequence genome carries:
- the brd9 gene encoding bromodomain-containing protein 9, whose translation is MGKKHKKHKPEWRTVDDYEDKALEKPLKLVLKVGGSEVTELSGSGHDSSYYDDRSDHERHKEKKKKKKKKSEKDKDKYVDDEERRRRKEEKRKKREREQHESEGAAAAVVTGGPIEPFTISKSASIVIEPEEKKRKKERFEIEPDMDEFHPSMKVEVEHQADRPVRACRTQQENESTPRQLLLEHFLRQLQRKDPHGFFAFPVTDAIAPNYSMIIKHPMDFSTMKDKITNNEYSTVTEFKADFKLMCDNATVYNRPETVYYKAAKKLLHTGFKMMSKDRLLALKRSMSFMQDMDFTQQAAILGDEELTADVPPPEIIPVPVESAKKSKKQPVKDMNYLFEPEGNACSLTDSTAEEHVLALVEHSADEARDRINRYMPNSKIGYLRKESDTSLLYTVVNQLDPDAEEEETHKVDLSSLSNKLLPGLTTLGFKDDRRHKVTFLSSAYNIQTLQKNSVFPDLLPEESDLLCSAYGDDTGVQCALSILDFVKGCGSVTKHWVDGLLDKMTAGDHTKAVSQIRQKRNMMLKPDETKTGICDLQMVDGSGLGESSSVLDFMSLKNYPDMSLDISMLNTIGKGVKKEPGNEDGQQHFDDADKLLQEFQEAQVDRVGSRPSSNMSSLSNASERDQHHLGSPSQSEMVHDPYEFLQSPESESPANN